Genomic DNA from Spiroplasma alleghenense:
AATACTTTTGTGAAATTAATAGTTTTGAGGATGAGTGTGTTGTTGAGGCAAAACTACTAGTACCCAAAGAAGAAATTAGCGAGCAAGATAAGATTGATTTCAGCTTCGCTGTTAAGGATGATTTGTCACTAAGATATGAGTTAATAGATGACCTGGATGTGAAAATATACTTTTTTATTGATAAGAATAAGCCCTTTAAAAATAAAGATACTAACCGAGTTTACATTAGGTGATATGGTAACTGAGTCTGAATATCTGAAATTTATGTTGATATAAAATAAAAAATAGCACGAAAAAATTTTCGTGCTATTCAAATTTATGCACATAATAGATACACTAATTTTAGAACTTTCAATTTCTAACAATTATAATGATTTTAACCAATAACGTGTCAGAATTGAAATACAAAATTTAAATTTGCTATTTTTTAACAAATTGAAGATTGTAAACGAACAGTTGATTTTTTGCACTTGCTCAATAAGCATTTCATGCAGTTGCATAAGTCTCTGTTTCTACATCAAATTGCAGAGTGATTGTGTCTCCGGCTCATCTATATCCAAAGAATCCATATGATTTCATATAGTTTACATTGTTATATATTCTAGAGTAAAGCATTGTTCTTGACATGCTAGATGAATTCATTATGTAAGTTTTTTTCTTCGTAACTATTTTATCTTTGTTTTCCTTTATATTATTTTTTGTATTATACTTTATGACACCATCATCGCCATAATCGTTATGATATCAATCGCCGTGTTTTTGTCCCTTACCATTTTCCCAGGTTTTTGCTATTCATTCAAATTGAATAAAACCAAAGTAATCTAAAAATTTTTCTTTTCCAAGATATGGTGTATATTCAATTTCTACCGCCTCCTTATCACTTTGCTTCGAGTCGTATGCATGGGCGTATAATTCCTTTGTTTGCAAATCATATTTAAATGATAGTTCACTTGAATAAGTTACATATTTTGTTCCAAAATAAATTCTTGAATCTTCATTTGCTGTAACTCTAACACCACCATAAGACATTGAAGTGTAATGAATCTGGGTTGTATCGATCGAATATTTTTTTTCTAAATAATTATTCAATTTGGTTTCGCTTACATCAGTAATTTTGCCAAAATCATTTTCTTTTATTAAGATATTTAAGTCTTGATAGTTTTTTTCCTGTAATAATTCCGTGTTTGATAATTGAGCCATTCCAAATATAGATGGACCAGTTTGAATTGCTGCCAATAAAATTTTAAAGTACATTTTTTCTCCTTTTACAAATTACTTTATTACACCCTTAAAATAATTTTTAAAAGTATAATAATTTAATTATATCATTTAATTTATAATATTACTAATAAAGAGATATATAAAATATTCTAATCTCACCTTTTGTAATTTTCAGCCCTCTTCAAGAAACCAAAATATCCAATTAAAATCAGACTACAGGCCATCGTTATTCCCACTAAGTAATTAGCTGTAACGCTAAAGGGTCGCTTCGTAAAATATGGTTTATTTTTTTTGTCTAATTTGACTATTTGAAAATCCAATATTGGCATTGGTGAGGAATTAATACTTAGAGAGTCACTTAAAGGATTATCACTGTGAGAAAATAGTATCATTTCAACAAATCACATTGCCGGGTTGATTTGATAGTTAAGATTTAAAGCAGTCAGTTCGCTGTCTTCGTCAGCTTCTCATTCCATATCATATGCTCACAATATTTGTTCCAAACACATAATTAATAAATTGGTGCCATAAGAAAATTCCTTGGCCTGATATCATTGATTTCAATTATTTAATAAAAAATATTCTGTGAAGGGAATCGGTGAAGAATATTTGTTCTCATATGTTCCATATTCTAAATAAGAATCTTTTCAAGAAAATTTGTAAAAATAAACTTCCATTAATGCGTTGACTAGCAATTTCAAATCTCTTGCATTTAAATCAAATTCCTGATCAATTTTACTTAAATTAACTATTAGTTCTTGGTTAAAGTTTTTTAAAATATCATTAAATTGATTTTCAGCTACTAGGTTTTTACGACTATTATTATTGAGTAACGAGTTTTTGAAGTTCACTTTTTTATTACCAGTATTTTTATCAGCGACCATTTCAAGAAATTCTAAATAAAAATTGCTTTCAATTCTTGATTTTAATTCTTCATTATCAATTTTTATTGAAATTTTTTCATCAATTTTTAAATTAATTAAATAATCATCAATTTTTTGTTGAAATGAATTATCTTTAATTCAATGATTATAGTCCAAAAGAAATCCCAATTCAAAAGCAGAGTAATTGAAGTAATTTCGAATTGTACCGTATTTCCAATCTTCTAGCTCATTTTCAGTGTTAATTTCAAATAAATCTTCATCCCTGAATAGATCTACAATTTTATCTCGATCTTCACCCATTTTTACCATAAGTTTACTATGCTTTTGTCCGTGTTTTTCAAAATAATCAAAAGCAACAAAATCCATAATTTCATTTTGATATGAATCAACTGGCGTAAAAACATATGGGACTATAGCGAACATAAATGAAAACATTGACATAATTACGAAAATCCACGCTACAGGAATTGATTTTTTGTATGATTTAGTAAAACAAGAGATTGATAAAGTAATCGCGGTAATTAACAGATCAATTACCAATAGTGAAAAGATTCCAAAAGAGTAGTTCAAAACAATTATCTTATAATAAGATTTATTAAAAAATAAGGGACAAATTATGAAAGCCAGGTAAACTAAAATTATTCATGAAAATGATATTATTTTATTTGCTAAAAGCTTTGATCAAAAAATCTCTTTTAGAGTTGCTCCTCTTCTTATTTCTAAACTTTGAATTCCAGAATTCAAATCCCCAATTATGAAACTGGTCGTATTATTGATGTTAAAGAAACCTAATCAAAAAACCGAAATAATAACATTAATTATTAATAGGGTTGAAATATATTTCGGACCTGTAGTTAAAGCTAAAAAAGTAAAGTTTAAAATGATTATTAAAGTCATTAAGACAGCGGAAATTATTATTAATGGGATATTTTTCTTAACCCTTAATAATGAGAAGTTAAATACAGTTTTAAAGTTATTGTTTTTCATTTATGCATCCTTTTTATTTAATTATATACTTATTTTAAATAAAAACCACCACTATTAATGACAATACAATTTAAACTAGCAACTAAAAAACCATGAGAAAATCATGGGTTTTTGAATTATAAAAATATAAATGTTATAGTTTAGCTATTAAATTAATAAGTGTTTACTTTATTGCTATTTTATTTTTTGCATCAATAAATACTTCACTATACCTTGTCGCCCATTTCCTCAATTAATAATTCTTGCTCCTCTAAAGTTAATTCAGGTTTACTAAATATTCAAAAGTGAAATAAAGAGTATATTATCAAAATAGTACTAATTACCCCAGCTATTATTAAAAGAATTGAAAAAATTAATTGCACACCAGTATTAAACCATTCCAACAAACCTTGACGAGCGACATTTAGTTGTTCTAAAATTTCTTGTGGTAAATTATGTGAATCATATTGATTAAAAAAGAAAAAAAACTGCTTATCAAAAGTTTTAATTAAAAAAGAGCTATTAAAATAAAAGATTGATTGAATAATTGTAATAATCAAAAAAGGTAACACAAATATCAACATACTGGTTGATCTTTTAAATGTTGGTTTGAACTCATTTGTTGTAAATATTCAAAAATCTATTAAAGGATACGATAGAAAAACAATTGTTAATGTTATTAAAATAGTAACCATTATTTCATTGGGACTTTGTCCCGAAAATGTAAAGAAGAAATTTTTTAACTCAAAAGTAGCTCAATTTTCAACCAACATACCATTGTTTGTAAAATTATTGAAGAAACTGCTTTCAACTCCAGGTAAATCTCTAATTAAAACTGTTTGGCTTTTCATCCAAAATAGGTTAGAAAAAATTAATAATACCATAAAGATAATTAATGAAAAAATCGATCAATAGATGACTTTTTCACCCTTTTTGTTGATTGTAAAAATATTTTTAAAACTATTTTGACT
This window encodes:
- a CDS encoding ABC transporter permease, whose protein sequence is MKNNNFKTVFNFSLLRVKKNIPLIIISAVLMTLIIILNFTFLALTTGPKYISTLLIINVIISVFWLGFFNINNTTSFIIGDLNSGIQSLEIRRGATLKEIFWSKLLANKIISFSWIILVYLAFIICPLFFNKSYYKIIVLNYSFGIFSLLVIDLLITAITLSISCFTKSYKKSIPVAWIFVIMSMFSFMFAIVPYVFTPVDSYQNEIMDFVAFDYFEKHGQKHSKLMVKMGEDRDKIVDLFRDEDLFEINTENELEDWKYGTIRNYFNYSAFELGFLLDYNHWIKDNSFQQKIDDYLINLKIDEKISIKIDNEELKSRIESNFYLEFLEMVADKNTGNKKVNFKNSLLNNNSRKNLVAENQFNDILKNFNQELIVNLSKIDQEFDLNARDLKLLVNALMEVYFYKFSWKDSYLEYGTYENKYSSPIPFTEYFLLNNWNQWYQAKEFSYGTNLLIMCLEQILWAYDMEWEADEDSELTALNLNYQINPAMWFVEMILFSHSDNPLSDSLSINSSPMPILDFQIVKLDKKNKPYFTKRPFSVTANYLVGITMACSLILIGYFGFLKRAENYKRWD